The DNA segment ACTGGCCGTTGCCAGTGCAATCCGATCGGTAAATTCATCACTTCTTTTTGACGAAAATGGTTTTGAAACCGAGATCAAAGAATTTGGTAAGTGTTTTGATACAAATGATTTCAAAGAAGGTACTACTGCTTTTTTAGAAAAAAGGAAACCCACATTTTTAGGTAAATAAACCTTGTTTATAGCGCATTTAAGGCCCATTGAACACATTTCGATGGGCTTTTGTTATACTCAGGAAACTGACCTTTTTATAGGTCAGCAGATTTAAAAGTGTAGAAAATATTTCCCATACTAAAAAATGTATTTATATTTATCTATTATTATGCAGTAAACTATTTTATTTCCCTATGAGAAAAATATTAATTGTTGATGATGAAATAAACATTGGTTTATTACTATCTAAGTTTTTAACCCGAAATTCATTTAGTGTCTCAACAGCTACAAGCGGTGTTTCCGCGATGGAATATCTGGCAAAGGAAAGTTACGACCTTGTGTTGTGTGACTATCGTTTGGAAGATACCGATGGGAAGGAGATGCTGATCAAGATTAAGGAAAGTTACCCTAGTACCGGCGTGATTATCATCACCGGGTATTCTGATATTAAGCTGGCTGTGGAACTCATCAAACTGGGAGCGTACGACTATATCACCAAGCCACTGTATCCGGATGAAATATTAAATACCATCAATAAGGCGATTGATACACAAACCGCCTTAAATGAAAATAGAGTGGAAACCCCTGCTGAAGCACCAAAACAAAAAGGGAGCAAGCAGATTTATAACCAGACGGACAATTTCGTTGCCGGGCAAAGTGCCGCCTCTAAAGAGCTGTTAAAACAGATTCAACTGGTTGCACCAACGGCTTACAGCGTGATCCTGACCGGCGAAAGCGGAACAGGAAAAGAGTCTGTTGCCATGGCCATCCACCTGAACAGTCCAAGAAAAAACAATCCTTTCGTAGCGATGGACTGTGGTTCCTTAACCAAGGAATTGGCAGGAAGTGAATTTTTCGGACACGAAAAAGGATCTTTTACAGGAGCACTTTATACCAAAATCGGCCATTTCGAAATGGCAAATGGCGGTACCCTCTTTCTGGATGAAGTAGGAAACCTTTCTTATGAAATTCAGGCAGCCCTACTCAGAACGGTACAAGAGCGTAAAATTAAAAGAATCGGAAGTACAAAAGAGATCGATCTGGATGTGAGGATTATCGTCGCAACCAATGAAAACCTGACAAATGCCATTCAAAAAGGCAGGTTTAGGGAAGATTTATACCATCGTTTCAATGAGTTTTCTATCGCCCTTCCGCCATTGAGTCAGCGTGGACGTGACATTATGGTCTTTGCCAATACATTTTTAGAAGTGGCAAACCAGGAATTGAACCGAAATGTGCAGGGCTTCTCTGAAGAAGTAGAAGAATGTTTCTTAACCTACAACTGGCCTGGAAATGTCAGGGAATTAAAGAATGTAGTTAGAAGGGCAACATTGCTTACCGAAACACAGGAAATTCAATTAAAGGCACTTCCTTTGGAGATCTCTACGTATGCAAAAGCTTCTGCGATGGAAAGCTCCATTTCGCGGACAGAGAAGCCAAGAGACTTGAAAAATGCAGCTTTAGAGGCCGAATATGAAGCCATCTTAAAAGTATTGAGAGAAGTTAATTTTAACAAAACCAAGGCAGCAAAAATCCTGAATATTGACCGGAAGACGCTGTATAATAAAATGAGGGCAATCAATCTGGAAACCTAAGGTCCATGTCATTATTCAACTACAAACAAAGGAATAACATCACCCTGTTGATCATTATCATTCTGGGGTGTTTAATTGCTTATTCCTTACAGGGAATCTTTAGCTCTATCCTCGGAACCCTGGTGTTGTATACCATTCTGCGACCCGTATTTCTATACCTGGTAGAAGAGCGAAAATGGAATAAACGCCTTTCTGCTCTTCTGCTGTTATTTATTTCTGTGCTGGTAATCGTTCTTCCTTTTTATGCGGTCAGCACAATGGTGATTGAAAAGATTGCCGAACTGCAGAGCGATCATATCTATTTTAAAAACCTGATTTTCAAAGTGAAACACCTGCTTCCGGTGGGAGGTGATTTCCAGGTCCTGATCGAAGATGGCCTGAAGAAAGCCGGTACCTGGGCTACAGAACTTTTCCCTTCTTTGATCTCTGGTGCATTTAATATCGTCCTGGGATTACTGATCATGTATTTCCTGCTGTATTTCATGTTGATAGAAAACGAAAAATTCGAAAGTTCGTTGTTAAAATATGCCCCCTTCCGCGAACAGAATGCTTACCGTTTTGCAGAGGAAATGCGAAATACGACCTATGCAAATGTGCTCGGACAGGGCTTGATCTGTCTGGTGCAAGGCGCATTGGTCAGTTTGTCATTCTACGTACTTGGCTACTCCGACCCTTTGTTCTGGGGCGTAATGACCACCTTTATCTCTTTCGTCCCTGTATTGGGGCCTCCGGTCATCTTTGTTCCGGCTGCACTCCTCCAAATGGCCAACGGCAATAGCTTTGGCGCATGGGCCATGTTGATTTTCGGATTTGTGGTCATTATCAATATTGACAATGTCCTTCGTTTTATGATCGCGAAAAAAGTTGGCAATATTCACCCGATTATTACGGTAATTGGCGTAGTTATTGGTATACCCTTATTCGGAATATCTGGTCTGGTCTTCGGTCCACTGCTATTGTCGTACTTCATATTGATGATCAAAATATATGAAACGAGCGCAATGGCCTCCGAAAGATTGGAAAGAATTAAAACAATTTCTGAGCAGGAATCGTTATAATCAGTATATTCCAGAGTCAATAAAGGAAATTTTAAACATAAAATTTAAATGTCATGAATGATAATTCAAAAGTATTAATTGGGCTATTGGCCGGTTTAGCTGCAGGTGCGGCATTGGGATTACTGTTTGCTCCGGAAAAAGGAAGTGAAACAAGAGATAAGTTGAGCCAGTCCTTAAAAGACCTTGGTGACGCAATTAAAGACAAAGCGGCAGATGAAATCAATAACCTGGCGAATCTGAAAGATAAAGTGGTGACTTCTGTAAAAAGTAAACTTCATCAGGCAGAGGAAGAATTTGCTGATGATGTAGAGCACGCATAAATTACCCCTAAAACCAAAGATAATGCAGGAAAATAAAGAAAAAGATCTGGAGGACCTGGTAGAGGACGCAAAAGGTTATGTCAATACCCGGCTGGAATACACCCGGCTATACCTGGTAGAGCGAGGTTCTAAGATGTTTGCAGATATGGTGACAAATGTTACCGTTGCCATTTGTTTTCTACTGGCCTTCTTGTTTGGAACTTTTACTTTAGCGCTGTTTTTATCAGATGTTCTGGGTACCTATACGAGAGGCTTTGGCTGTGTCGCATTGATCTATATCCTATTGGCTGTGATCGTTTATTTTACGAAAGAAAAATATATTGAAAAAGCCATAATTAACTTTACAATCAAACGCTATTTTAATAAATTAGCAGATAAGGAAGAGGAAGATGAGCAGAAAGTATAACATCAACAATCTGGAAGACCTTCACCAGCAGGTGCGTTTGCTTAAAGCAGAATATCGCTTTAAAGGAGACGCGTTGGTTGGCGATTCTAAAAAATACCTTCACCAGTTTACCATAGGTGGATTTATTAAAAAATATGCGACCCCTTCTGCCTTTCTTAAAATAGATGATAAGTTTAACATCAGCAGTAAAGTCATGTCACTGATTCTTCCTTTGGTGATGAACAGCACCTTTTTTAAGGGCTCAGGCCTCGTAACTAAGGCGCTGGTAGGTTTAGCCTCAGGTAAGGTTGGAAAGTCGCTGGATGCAGAGCATTTATCGGCGATATTCAATTCTGTAAAATCCTGGTTCAGCAAGACAAAGAAAAATAAAGAAACAGATCCGGCATACGTGGATTACGGCATTCCGCCGGATAGCGAGACCTATTAATAAAAAAAGGAAGCCCTAAAGCTTCCTTTTTTTATGGATGAACATTTAATCATATTTCAACGGGATTTTAAACCGTTGATTTTATTTTTAGTTCGTTTAACTGTTTGTCGTCAATAGTAGAAGGGCTATCAATCATCACATCTCTTCCTGAATTGTTTTTAGGGAAGGCGATTACATCACGGATGCTATCTAATCCTGCGAAAATAGAGCATAACCTGTCAAATCCGAAGGCAATTCCACCATGTGGAGGCGCACCAAACTCAAAGGCATCCATGAGGAAGCCAAATTGTTTTTGTGCTTCTTCAGGAGAGAACCCTAAATGTTTAAACATCAATGCCTGTAGAGCCCTGTCATGGATCCGGATCGAACCACCACCGATTTCCGTACCGTTTACCACCATATCATAGGCATTTGCCCTTACTTCGCCCGGTTTGGTATCCAATAAGGCGATATCTTCTGGTTTTGGAGAGGTAAAAGGATGGTGCATCGCATGGTAACGTTCCGATTCTTCATCCCATTCCAATAGCGGGAAGTCAAGTACCCAAAGGGCACTGTATTTATTTTTATCACGTAAACCTAAGCGTGTACCCATTTCCAGGCGCAGTTCACTTAGCTGTTTGCGTACTTTATCTTGTACTCCAGCCATGATCAATACTAAATCTCCCGGTTGGGTATTCAGCGCTACAGACCATTTTTGTAATTCTTCTTCATTATAGAACTTATCTACAGATGATTTCAATGAGCCATCTTCGTTATGTCTCATATAGATCAGTCCGGTTGCGCCGATTTGCGGGCGTTTGATAAAGTCTGTCAGTTCGTCCAACTGCTTACGCGTATAAGAGGCACAGCCTGTAGCATTGATCCCGATCACCAGCTCCGCATTGTCAAATACAGGGAAGTCTTTTCCTTTAACCAATGCGGTCAGCTCTACAAAGCGCATGTCAAAACGGGTATCCGGTTTATCGGAACCATAAAGGCGCATGGCATCAGAATACTGCATTCTTGGTACTTCAGGAAGGTCAAAACCTTTGATGTCTTTGAATAACGTACGGATCAGTCCCTCAAATGTATTTAAGATATCTTCCTGTTCGATGAAAGACATTTCACAGTCAATCTGCGTGAATTCCGGTTGTCTGTCTGCACGTAAATCCTCATCTCTGAAACATTTTACAATCTGAAAATAACGGTCAAAGCCAGATACCATCAACAATTGTTTAAAGGTTTGCGGAGATTGAGGAAGGGCATAAAACTGTCCTTCATTCATTCTGCTTGGCACCACGAAATCCCTTGCACCTTCTGGTGTAGATTTGATCAGTACCGGGGTTTCTACTTCAATAAAGTCCAGGTTATCTAAATAACGACGAACTGCCTGAGCCATTTTATGACGTAAAACCATGTTGTTACGAACCGGGTTTCTACGTAAATCCAGGTAACGGTATTTCATTCGCAAATCATCACCACCATCTGTTTCATCATCAATCATGAATGGAGGTAATTTCGCTGCGTTTAGTATTTCCAATGCAGTGATTTTGATCTCTACTTCGCCTGTAGGTATTTTCAGGTTTTTGTTAGAGCGTTCTACGACTAGTCCGCTGGCTTTAATTACAAATTCCCTGCCCAGGCTACGTGCTGCCTCGCATAATTCCCGGTTGTCGTCCATATTGAAAACCAATTGGGTGATTCCGTATCTGTCGCGGATGTCAATAAAAGTCATTCCTCCTAAATCCCTGGATTTTTGTACCCAGCCGCACAAGATTACATTTTCGCCTAAATTCTCAATAGTTAGAGCTCCGCAAGTAGTTGTTCTTAACATTATTAAAAGTATTAAGTAGCAAAAATATTGATTTTGAACGGGATATTTCAACCTACAATGAATTTAGCTTGGTATATTGAAAATATTTTTGTTCCTGATGCAACGTTTCAAAAAATCAATTGTCATTTATAGCGAACTGGAAAACATTGGAAACTGTATACGTCGATAAACACATCACACTCGTAAACGAGTGCCGGCAGGGAAGCCGGAAAGCACAATTTGAAATTTACAAATTGTATGCTAAGGCTATGTATAACGTGGCACTGAGGATTGTCAACTTTGACGATGAGGCGGAAGATGTTTTACAGGAAGCATTTCTGGACGCATTTACGCGGATAGAAAGCTTTAGAGGAGATACCACCTTTGGCCTTTGGTTAAAGCAGATCGTGATCAATAAATCCATCAATTACCTCCGCAAACGAAAAGTGGAGTTTGTAAGTATCGAAGAAGTCGATGTGGTGCAGGAAACAGAAAATGACGAAGAGGACCTGCAATGGAGAGTGGAAGAGCTCAGAGAAGCCATCACACAGCTTCCCGATCGGTATAGAGTGGTATTGACACTGTATCTTTTTGAGGGTTATGATCATGAAGAGATTTCTCATATTTTGAAAATCTCAGAAAGTACTTCCCGCACCCAGTATATGCGTGCAAAAATGAAATTAAATAGCTTATTAGTAAAGAGAGGAGTATAAAGATGAACAATAAGGGTATTGAAGAGTACATTAAAGAACACAAGAAGGAGTTTGATTTTAAAACGCCATCAGATCAGTTATGGGGTAGGATCGATGCCGCATTAGACAAAGAGAAAATAAAAAAAAAATCGGTAATGCCATTGTGGTTAGGTATAGCTGCGTCCTTGATCCTGATCATGGGAGTTACTTTTATCTATACCTATCGTAGCCAGAATAACAAAGAGCTGGAAATTGCAGACATCAACCCGGTGTACGGAAAGAAAGAGCTAAAATTTGCCAGCCTGATCGAAGAGAAAAAAGACAGCTTGCAGGCGTATGCGAAAAAGAACCCGGCTTTGTATGCTAATTTTAGCGCAGACCTGAACAAGCTGGACAGCGATTATGAGCAGCTGAAAAAAGAGCTGCAAAACAGTCCAAATCAGAAAGTGGTGGTGAAGGCCATGGTGAAAAATCTCGAACTTCAGTTGCAGGTGATCAACCAACAGCTGTCTATCATCAACGAAGTGAATCAAATCAATAAGGAAAATCAGATATGAAAAAGTTAATTTGGGGGCTGGCGAGCCTGGTATTGGCTACAAATTTCGCTCAGGCACAATCTAACGTATTGGAAGGAAGCAAGGGGCCTAAACTTGCAGTATTGACTCCTTTAAGGGGAGAAGTACAAAGTGCACCAGTATCGCCTGAACCCCTTCCAATTCCTGAGGATGAAGTTCAGGAAGGCATTCAGGACGATCAAAACGATCCCGCAAGGACAAAGACTTTCTCTAAATCCTTCGCTATGGATGGCAGCGATAAACTGAACCTGAGCAACAAATATGGAGATGTGCTGATCAAAATATGGGATAAGCGGGAAGTGCGGGTTGATGTCGAGATTAAAGCTTATAGCAGTCAGAGTGGGGAGGCACAGCGTTTATTGGACGAAACAACAATAGAAGCCGGAAAAACCGGCGACCTGATTTCCTTTAAAACCAATATGGGAAACCGTGATGGCAATTATGGCAGCCGTGTCCGCAATGGAAAAATCGTCTGGAAAAGAGAAGTGAAGGTGAATTATGTGGTTTACATGCCCGCATCGAACGCTTTATCCATGAGTACCCAATATGGAAACATGACGATGGGCAATTTCTCAGGACCACTATACGCAAAAGTGCAATACGGGAACTTTACTGCCGGAAACCTGAATAGCAATAACAACTACATTTCTGTCCAGTACGGTAAAGCGGATGTGGAAGAAATCAATGTCGCCACCATTAAGCAACAATATGGCTCAGGACTAAACCTGGGTACAGTAGGGACCCTGGACCTGAATGCGCAATACGTTGCGGTAGATGTTAAAAAGATCAAAGGAAATGCGGTCATTAAACAGCAATATGGGCGTGGATTAAATGTTGGCTCCGTTGATAACCTGGATTTGGATGCACAATATGTCAATGTGACGGTTGGTACAGTGAATGGAAATGCGACCGTTAAGCAACAATATAACAACATTTCTATCGCTTCAGTGAATAAGCTCAATATCAAAGGCGAGTATGCCAATGTAAAAGTAGGTAGCCTGAAGGGCGATGGAACTTTCAAAGTGGGCTATAACAAATTGATTATAGACAATGTGCTGACGGGATGTAAGAACCTGAACATTAATGCAGATTATGCTACGGTTTCTTTAGGCTTTGGCAGCGGTTACCATGCAGATTTTGACGTAAAGACGAATTACGGTGGATTTAGACCTGGCCCGGCATCTTCCAGAACCATCAGTGATGAGGACAACAGCAAACAATACAGTGGCAAAATTGGAAATGGAGGCGCGTCTAAGATTACGATTAAAGCGGACTACGGATCGGTCTCCTTTAACTAAAAAGACTATTTTATTCTGATAAAATACCATTAGGAAAAAGCTTGTTGATAAATTCAGCAAGCTTTTTTTATATCTTAGCGACTTGATTTATTTTTAGAAAATGGAACTTTTAAGTAGCCCTGAAGCTTGGATATCACTCTTTACCTTAACCGTATTAGAGATCGTTTTAGGAATTGATAACATCGTTTTCATATCGATTCTTGCAGGAAAACTTCCCCTGGAACAACAGGCTAAAGCCCGGAAGGTAGGGTTAGGTCTGGCCATGATTACCAGGGTCTTGTTGCTGTTATCGCTTACCTGGGTGATGAAACTGACCGCTCCCTTATTTAATGTGGGGGATTGGATCGGGATCAGCAATGCGGAATGGCTGGACAAACTGGCGATCTCCGGAAGAGACCTGATCCTTATCATCGGTGGTTTATTCCTGATCTATAAAAGTACACACGAAATTCATCAGAAACTGGAAGGCGATGAAGAGGCTGGTATAAAAGGGAAAGTTCATTCTTTCATCGGAATTATCATCCAGATTCTGATTCTTGATATCGTATTCTCTCTCGACTCTGTAATTACTGCTGTCGGAATGGCCGATCATATCGAGATTATGATTGCTGCCGTAGTGATCGCTGTCGGAATTATGCTGGTATCGGCATCTGCAATCAGCGATTTCGTAAACAAGCACCCAACAGTTAAAATGTTGGCTTTATCTTTCTTATTATTAATTGGAGTTTCCCTGTTGGCCGAAGGTTTAGATCAGCACATTCCTAAAGGCTATATCTATTTTGCAATGGCATTCTCAGTATTGGTAGAAATGCTGAACCTGAAAATGAAAAAAGGCAAAAAACATGTTGAACTTAGAAATACCCCGCACGAAAACAAGTAAAAATACCGTATGATTTCTTTTTTTGAGGCCTCTTTGGCCGAACTATCTATACACCGTATTGGGAACAAATCTCAGGATGAGTTCTATGTATTGTCTGAAAAATCTATTCCGATAAAAGACAATATGCTGAGTAATTTATTACAACAGTATTTTTTAGGCCCCTATGCCAAAGTGAATGAAGT comes from the Pedobacter sp. FW305-3-2-15-E-R2A2 genome and includes:
- a CDS encoding sigma-54 dependent transcriptional regulator, giving the protein MRKILIVDDEINIGLLLSKFLTRNSFSVSTATSGVSAMEYLAKESYDLVLCDYRLEDTDGKEMLIKIKESYPSTGVIIITGYSDIKLAVELIKLGAYDYITKPLYPDEILNTINKAIDTQTALNENRVETPAEAPKQKGSKQIYNQTDNFVAGQSAASKELLKQIQLVAPTAYSVILTGESGTGKESVAMAIHLNSPRKNNPFVAMDCGSLTKELAGSEFFGHEKGSFTGALYTKIGHFEMANGGTLFLDEVGNLSYEIQAALLRTVQERKIKRIGSTKEIDLDVRIIVATNENLTNAIQKGRFREDLYHRFNEFSIALPPLSQRGRDIMVFANTFLEVANQELNRNVQGFSEEVEECFLTYNWPGNVRELKNVVRRATLLTETQEIQLKALPLEISTYAKASAMESSISRTEKPRDLKNAALEAEYEAILKVLREVNFNKTKAAKILNIDRKTLYNKMRAINLET
- a CDS encoding AI-2E family transporter, whose translation is MSLFNYKQRNNITLLIIIILGCLIAYSLQGIFSSILGTLVLYTILRPVFLYLVEERKWNKRLSALLLLFISVLVIVLPFYAVSTMVIEKIAELQSDHIYFKNLIFKVKHLLPVGGDFQVLIEDGLKKAGTWATELFPSLISGAFNIVLGLLIMYFLLYFMLIENEKFESSLLKYAPFREQNAYRFAEEMRNTTYANVLGQGLICLVQGALVSLSFYVLGYSDPLFWGVMTTFISFVPVLGPPVIFVPAALLQMANGNSFGAWAMLIFGFVVIINIDNVLRFMIAKKVGNIHPIITVIGVVIGIPLFGISGLVFGPLLLSYFILMIKIYETSAMASERLERIKTISEQESL
- a CDS encoding YtxH domain-containing protein, translated to MNDNSKVLIGLLAGLAAGAALGLLFAPEKGSETRDKLSQSLKDLGDAIKDKAADEINNLANLKDKVVTSVKSKLHQAEEEFADDVEHA
- a CDS encoding phage holin family protein, which encodes MQENKEKDLEDLVEDAKGYVNTRLEYTRLYLVERGSKMFADMVTNVTVAICFLLAFLFGTFTLALFLSDVLGTYTRGFGCVALIYILLAVIVYFTKEKYIEKAIINFTIKRYFNKLADKEEEDEQKV
- the aspS gene encoding aspartate--tRNA ligase, with product MLRTTTCGALTIENLGENVILCGWVQKSRDLGGMTFIDIRDRYGITQLVFNMDDNRELCEAARSLGREFVIKASGLVVERSNKNLKIPTGEVEIKITALEILNAAKLPPFMIDDETDGGDDLRMKYRYLDLRRNPVRNNMVLRHKMAQAVRRYLDNLDFIEVETPVLIKSTPEGARDFVVPSRMNEGQFYALPQSPQTFKQLLMVSGFDRYFQIVKCFRDEDLRADRQPEFTQIDCEMSFIEQEDILNTFEGLIRTLFKDIKGFDLPEVPRMQYSDAMRLYGSDKPDTRFDMRFVELTALVKGKDFPVFDNAELVIGINATGCASYTRKQLDELTDFIKRPQIGATGLIYMRHNEDGSLKSSVDKFYNEEELQKWSVALNTQPGDLVLIMAGVQDKVRKQLSELRLEMGTRLGLRDKNKYSALWVLDFPLLEWDEESERYHAMHHPFTSPKPEDIALLDTKPGEVRANAYDMVVNGTEIGGGSIRIHDRALQALMFKHLGFSPEEAQKQFGFLMDAFEFGAPPHGGIAFGFDRLCSIFAGLDSIRDVIAFPKNNSGRDVMIDSPSTIDDKQLNELKIKSTV
- a CDS encoding sigma-70 family RNA polymerase sigma factor: MSFIANWKTLETVYVDKHITLVNECRQGSRKAQFEIYKLYAKAMYNVALRIVNFDDEAEDVLQEAFLDAFTRIESFRGDTTFGLWLKQIVINKSINYLRKRKVEFVSIEEVDVVQETENDEEDLQWRVEELREAITQLPDRYRVVLTLYLFEGYDHEEISHILKISESTSRTQYMRAKMKLNSLLVKRGV
- a CDS encoding TerC family protein, which produces MELLSSPEAWISLFTLTVLEIVLGIDNIVFISILAGKLPLEQQAKARKVGLGLAMITRVLLLLSLTWVMKLTAPLFNVGDWIGISNAEWLDKLAISGRDLILIIGGLFLIYKSTHEIHQKLEGDEEAGIKGKVHSFIGIIIQILILDIVFSLDSVITAVGMADHIEIMIAAVVIAVGIMLVSASAISDFVNKHPTVKMLALSFLLLIGVSLLAEGLDQHIPKGYIYFAMAFSVLVEMLNLKMKKGKKHVELRNTPHENK